From Halomicrobium salinisoli, the proteins below share one genomic window:
- a CDS encoding DUF7523 family protein, with protein sequence MTVAERTRAAARRNPFLVEALRAGAVNYAAAARFLDVDGETEAVVAALRRYAEELNEYEPPTTSAPVSMQSGFGEGDPEDAMLVVGDLALVPDAGSLTALVARDGAGPAHLRAALGALDAADVEVEAAAVGGGTITAVVGRRDGPDALRILEETIGRDRP encoded by the coding sequence ATGACAGTCGCGGAGCGGACGAGAGCGGCGGCCCGGCGGAACCCGTTCCTGGTCGAGGCGCTTCGGGCGGGCGCGGTCAACTACGCGGCCGCGGCCCGGTTCCTCGACGTCGACGGGGAGACGGAGGCGGTCGTCGCCGCGCTGCGGCGCTACGCCGAGGAATTGAACGAGTACGAGCCACCGACCACGTCGGCGCCGGTCTCGATGCAGAGCGGGTTCGGCGAGGGCGACCCCGAAGACGCCATGCTCGTCGTGGGCGACCTCGCGCTCGTCCCGGACGCCGGGTCGCTCACGGCGCTCGTGGCGCGGGACGGCGCGGGACCCGCCCACCTCCGCGCCGCGCTGGGCGCGCTCGACGCGGCGGACGTCGAGGTCGAGGCCGCCGCAGTCGGGGGCGGAACGATCACGGCGGTCGTCGGCCGTCGGGACGGGCCCGATGCCCTCCGGATCCTGGAGGAGACGATCGGTCGGGACCGACCCTGA
- a CDS encoding CbiX/SirB N-terminal domain-containing protein, with protein MTQALVIAAHGSHLNAESSTPTFDHADTIRATGAFDEVREAFWKEEPHFREALRVVDADEVYLVPLFISEGYFTEQVIPREFRLEEWDPELWDSDGTSATHATLRAEDTGQTVHYCGPVGTHDSMSDVIVRRAESVTGDDDVGDGFGLAVVGHGTERNENSAKAIEYHADRIRESGRFDEVKALFMDEEPEVDDVTDFFESDDVVVVPLFVADGYHTQEDIPEDMGLTDDYRTGWDTPAEVDGHRIWYSGAVGTEPLMADVVLERAADAGADVEGAIERVKAETSGSPATGD; from the coding sequence ATGACTCAGGCGCTCGTCATCGCGGCCCACGGGTCGCACCTCAACGCGGAGTCGTCGACGCCGACGTTCGATCACGCGGACACCATCCGCGCGACGGGGGCGTTCGACGAGGTCCGCGAGGCCTTCTGGAAGGAGGAGCCCCACTTCAGGGAGGCGCTGCGGGTGGTCGACGCCGACGAGGTGTACCTCGTGCCGCTGTTCATCTCGGAGGGGTACTTCACGGAGCAGGTGATCCCGCGGGAGTTCCGCCTGGAGGAGTGGGACCCCGAGCTGTGGGACTCGGACGGGACCAGCGCGACGCACGCAACGCTCCGGGCCGAAGACACCGGCCAGACCGTCCACTACTGCGGGCCGGTCGGAACCCACGACTCGATGAGCGACGTCATCGTCCGGCGCGCGGAGTCGGTGACGGGCGACGACGACGTCGGCGACGGGTTCGGCCTGGCCGTGGTCGGCCACGGGACCGAGCGCAACGAGAACTCGGCAAAGGCCATCGAGTACCACGCCGACCGGATCCGCGAGAGCGGCCGGTTCGACGAGGTGAAGGCGCTGTTCATGGACGAGGAACCCGAGGTCGACGACGTCACGGACTTCTTCGAGAGCGACGACGTCGTCGTGGTCCCGCTGTTCGTCGCGGACGGCTACCACACGCAGGAGGACATCCCCGAGGACATGGGGCTGACCGACGACTACCGGACGGGCTGGGACACGCCCGCAGAGGTCGATGGCCACCGCATCTGGTACTCCGGCGCGGTGGGGACCGAGCCGCTGATGGCCGACGTGGTGCTCGAGCGGGCCGCGGACGCCGGGGCGGACGTCGAAGGGGCCATCGAGCGCGTGAAGGCGGAGACCAGCGGCTCGCCGGCGACGGGCGACTGA
- a CDS encoding DR2241 family protein, translating into MHDSQVAAVAEAAADGIDFDGLRVRADGDEYRVAADGTETTVDEDGLGSVLAEHADYATNWYFWHATAPQAEPRWAYLRWLERSDELSVPERYDALREGVTRSWGQLRITATVDEDGRRRYALRNEEDAGVPDGELTTYEDPQEARSLAKRDDDGKYRPLKTAPTLRTGWRFAGLSAAGLVEAVDYFYPATVANWHREREGELDVDHWRETMERQTGMFGLIKTWDRNEGHEHVDWVAEACCVDSQCVKRREWQYDEETDLDVDGGDGHFPCREPCSVVVSAARKWTKLEAEEPQTYEFELTPSEKEQIEAIIDAVADGETEAIREADVYEGANRYRARFLRAKLFDEDGDLAGVETDRE; encoded by the coding sequence ATGCACGACTCGCAGGTGGCGGCGGTGGCCGAGGCGGCCGCCGACGGGATCGACTTCGACGGGCTCCGGGTGCGGGCCGACGGCGACGAGTACCGCGTCGCCGCCGACGGAACGGAGACGACCGTCGACGAGGACGGCCTCGGATCCGTCCTCGCAGAGCACGCCGACTACGCGACGAACTGGTACTTCTGGCACGCGACGGCGCCGCAGGCGGAGCCCAGATGGGCGTACCTCCGGTGGCTGGAGCGGTCCGACGAGCTGTCGGTCCCCGAGCGCTACGACGCGCTCCGGGAGGGCGTCACTCGCTCGTGGGGCCAGCTACGGATCACGGCGACGGTCGACGAGGACGGCCGGCGCCGCTACGCCCTCCGCAACGAGGAGGACGCTGGCGTCCCGGACGGCGAGCTGACGACCTACGAGGACCCACAGGAGGCCCGCTCGCTGGCCAAGCGGGACGACGACGGGAAGTACCGCCCGCTGAAGACCGCCCCGACGCTCCGGACGGGGTGGCGCTTCGCCGGCCTCTCGGCGGCGGGCCTGGTCGAGGCAGTCGACTACTTCTACCCCGCGACGGTCGCCAACTGGCATCGGGAGCGCGAGGGCGAACTGGACGTCGACCACTGGCGGGAGACCATGGAGCGCCAGACCGGCATGTTCGGCCTCATCAAGACCTGGGACCGCAACGAGGGCCACGAGCACGTCGACTGGGTCGCCGAGGCCTGCTGCGTCGACTCCCAGTGCGTCAAGCGCCGGGAGTGGCAGTACGACGAGGAGACCGACCTCGACGTGGACGGCGGCGACGGCCACTTCCCCTGCCGCGAGCCGTGTTCGGTGGTCGTCTCCGCCGCGCGCAAGTGGACCAAGCTCGAGGCCGAGGAGCCGCAGACCTACGAGTTCGAGCTGACGCCCAGCGAGAAGGAGCAGATCGAGGCGATCATCGACGCCGTCGCGGACGGCGAGACCGAGGCGATCCGCGAGGCCGACGTCTACGAGGGGGCGAACCGCTACCGGGCGCGGTTCCTCCGGGCGAAGCTGTTCGACGAGGACGGCGACCTCGCCGGCGTCGAGACCGACCGGGAGTGA
- a CDS encoding DUF7524 family protein — MPDTLPVHVNRQSLHSLEVPASFETDDSFDVRLINHGEPVHVHLHLDDALSEIATIEATNHYVDADSQRPVGVSLREDGSVFGKLKIATGYGAETRYVDVRITEPADEQEEVRVDESLAQPQPDAGTDEDAAGSLLDGERSVFLLGGLSLFVAAMAAAFVQSTAVRIGAGVVALTVLAGLYAAAGARGDGG, encoded by the coding sequence GTGCCAGACACGCTCCCCGTGCACGTCAACCGGCAGTCGCTGCACTCGCTCGAGGTGCCCGCCTCGTTCGAGACCGACGACTCCTTCGACGTCCGGTTGATCAATCACGGCGAACCGGTCCACGTCCACCTCCACCTGGACGACGCGCTCTCGGAGATCGCGACGATCGAGGCGACCAACCACTACGTTGACGCCGACTCCCAGCGGCCGGTCGGCGTCTCCCTCCGCGAAGACGGGTCGGTCTTCGGGAAGCTCAAGATAGCGACGGGCTACGGCGCCGAGACGCGCTACGTGGACGTCCGGATCACCGAACCGGCCGACGAGCAGGAGGAGGTCCGGGTCGACGAGTCGCTCGCGCAACCCCAGCCCGACGCCGGGACCGACGAGGACGCGGCGGGCTCGCTGCTGGACGGCGAACGCTCCGTCTTCCTGCTCGGCGGGCTGTCGCTGTTCGTCGCCGCGATGGCGGCCGCCTTCGTCCAGTCGACGGCCGTCCGGATCGGCGCCGGCGTCGTCGCGCTGACCGTCCTCGCCGGGCTCTACGCGGCCGCCGGCGCGCGCGGCGACGGCGGCTGA
- a CDS encoding methytransferase partner Trm112 has translation MKRDLMDIVCCPLDKQELELEVDEEDDGEILSGQLVCTECGETYPIEDGIPNLLPPDMREETPA, from the coding sequence ATGAAGCGGGACCTGATGGACATCGTCTGCTGTCCGCTGGACAAGCAGGAGCTCGAGCTGGAGGTCGACGAGGAGGACGACGGCGAGATCCTCTCGGGGCAACTCGTGTGTACGGAGTGCGGCGAGACCTACCCCATCGAGGACGGCATCCCGAACCTGCTGCCGCCGGACATGCGCGAGGAGACCCCGGCCTAG
- a CDS encoding adenylosuccinate synthase, whose product MTVTIVGSQLGDEGKGGVVDLYGDAADVVARYQGGDNAGHTVVHEGEEYKLSLVPSGAIRGKTGVLGNGCVVNPRTLFDEIDTLRDRGLDPEIRVARRAHVIFPYHRVLDGIEEDVKSEDDNEVGTTGRGIGPTYEDKAGRRGVRIGDLTDPDVLRERLEYVVPLKRALAEDVLGVEVGEEFDVDALYEEYREYGRRLENEDMLVNAGKFLSDRIDDGENVMLEGAQGTVIDIDHGNYPYVTSSNPTAGGACTGTGLGPGVVGDGEVIGIVKAYLTRVGSGPMPTELAGVEGDTPGYDGDAGEREEELATYIREAGDEYGTVTGRPRRVGWLDVPMLRHASRVSSFTGLAVNHVDTLAGLDEVKAAHSYTLDGEELLTLPATTEQWGDCEPSFRTFDGWPEVDWAEVADEGYEALPEEARTYLEYVSDEVDVPIYAVGVGPGRSETVVRERPF is encoded by the coding sequence ATGACCGTAACAATCGTCGGCTCGCAGCTCGGCGACGAGGGGAAGGGCGGCGTCGTCGACCTGTACGGCGACGCGGCGGACGTCGTCGCCCGGTACCAGGGCGGCGACAACGCCGGCCACACCGTCGTCCACGAAGGCGAGGAGTACAAGCTCTCCCTCGTCCCGAGCGGGGCCATCCGCGGCAAGACCGGCGTGCTCGGCAACGGGTGCGTCGTCAATCCGCGGACGCTGTTCGACGAGATCGACACGCTGCGCGACCGCGGACTGGATCCCGAAATCCGCGTCGCCCGACGCGCCCACGTCATCTTCCCGTACCACCGCGTCCTCGACGGCATCGAGGAGGACGTCAAGAGCGAGGACGACAACGAGGTCGGCACGACCGGCCGCGGCATCGGTCCGACCTACGAGGACAAGGCCGGCCGGCGCGGCGTCCGGATCGGCGACCTCACCGACCCCGACGTCCTCCGCGAGCGCCTGGAGTACGTCGTCCCGCTGAAGCGCGCCCTCGCCGAGGACGTTCTGGGCGTCGAGGTCGGCGAGGAGTTCGACGTCGACGCGCTGTACGAGGAGTACCGCGAGTACGGCCGGCGCCTCGAGAACGAGGACATGCTCGTCAACGCCGGGAAGTTCCTCTCCGACCGGATCGACGACGGCGAGAACGTGATGCTGGAGGGCGCCCAGGGGACCGTCATCGACATCGACCACGGCAACTACCCGTACGTCACGTCCTCGAACCCGACGGCCGGCGGCGCCTGCACCGGGACCGGTCTCGGTCCGGGCGTCGTCGGCGACGGCGAGGTCATCGGCATCGTCAAGGCCTACCTCACGCGCGTGGGCAGCGGTCCGATGCCGACCGAACTCGCCGGCGTCGAGGGCGACACGCCCGGTTACGACGGGGACGCCGGCGAGCGGGAGGAAGAACTGGCCACCTACATCCGCGAGGCGGGCGACGAGTACGGCACCGTCACGGGCCGGCCCCGGCGGGTCGGCTGGCTCGACGTGCCCATGCTGCGCCACGCCAGCCGCGTGTCGTCGTTCACCGGCCTGGCCGTCAACCACGTCGACACGCTCGCCGGCCTCGACGAGGTGAAGGCCGCCCACTCGTACACGCTGGACGGCGAGGAGCTCCTCACCCTGCCCGCGACGACCGAGCAGTGGGGCGACTGCGAGCCCTCCTTCCGCACCTTCGACGGCTGGCCCGAGGTCGACTGGGCCGAGGTCGCCGACGAGGGCTACGAGGCCCTGCCCGAGGAAGCGCGGACCTACCTCGAGTACGTCAGCGACGAGGTCGACGTGCCCATCTACGCCGTCGGCGTCGGACCGGGCCGGTCCGAGACGGTCGTCCGCGAGCGCCCGTTCTGA
- a CDS encoding DUF7527 domain-containing protein — MVTRTVEQVDDWETVPFSGGYDGLRDLADDDFSGVVTSGPAKLFMLGGSVVGVLEGSIEDYEGADGTARRAPHRALPLLALMQERSDEVRAKYYTEDTPIADVDRTLSDGGFTGYVELSENVLSGDYYQVYHQGRSMSVAWVGAAERLITDDEAFEQANDEVGIFEVRPAEVDVIDIPDSGGSAAGGEGDVGSDAPEAGSTAGGEGSTGTSAGATGDSTPGGNAGADSSVDGSTGAVSGTGAGESARSTTDEPGDGPGSPTGVDAGSAPAGAKAAGGRSAGRDRSSVGESTETSGREAGADAGSETGDPSAREPSPSDESASARDDSTARSGRSESRPESGGREPADQSAATDEDATDRSVADGTEAREESRRRGADRGARTDDQRAGDAGVSRPDEGRQPTGSGGDRATESEARTEAAERRSPERSQSGSATDAGGAPASTDRDRGPTAADRTQPSAGGGSAPVDGSSGQSPGDGGAGSGDAGPAAGGAGGAADLEVRSIPSLDPAQTEAASAGVPRAPPESAGENGAVTEDADAGPSTTDGRSAGTESAGAPAREAGAEPTGTADAGPERTSEPADAGEPAATDAAAADTGRSTAAPDEDLRADLEAARERADDLESELARVESERDQLREERDDLAAERDELQADLSEARDEIERLERRVDELAEDSATAGAETRLGPGEAIDRTNLFVRYDSKGEATLETAHAGDADRSTVDSNLRLEYHTQFDADSAAVGDRAFDDFLRGTVRYRFVDWLVRNLLYEIRDTGNADTMTDLYDALPKVDRAELNGQISVEYTEDGETQRTQVQFDVVVRDRMGNPLVVANINDSRDPATQSMMTELVTRAEQVGGSSDSLAGAFLVTESFFEPGALETAEEETSSGLFSRDKRKSFVNLSRKSGFHLCLVEARNQEFHLAVPEL, encoded by the coding sequence ATGGTTACGCGCACGGTCGAGCAGGTAGACGACTGGGAGACGGTGCCCTTCTCCGGCGGGTACGACGGCCTGCGAGACCTCGCGGACGACGACTTCTCCGGCGTCGTCACGAGCGGTCCCGCGAAACTGTTCATGCTGGGCGGGTCCGTCGTCGGCGTCCTCGAGGGTTCGATCGAGGACTACGAGGGCGCCGACGGGACGGCGCGGCGGGCGCCCCACCGGGCGCTCCCGCTCCTCGCGTTGATGCAGGAGCGGTCCGACGAGGTCCGCGCGAAGTACTACACGGAAGACACGCCCATCGCCGACGTCGACCGGACGCTCTCGGACGGCGGGTTCACCGGCTACGTCGAACTCAGCGAGAACGTCCTCTCGGGGGACTACTACCAGGTGTACCACCAGGGCCGGTCGATGAGCGTCGCGTGGGTCGGTGCCGCCGAGCGGCTGATCACCGACGACGAGGCCTTCGAGCAGGCCAACGACGAGGTCGGCATCTTCGAGGTCCGCCCGGCCGAGGTGGACGTGATCGACATCCCGGACTCCGGCGGGAGTGCGGCCGGCGGCGAGGGCGACGTCGGCTCCGACGCGCCCGAGGCCGGCTCGACGGCCGGCGGCGAGGGGTCGACCGGCACGTCCGCCGGTGCGACCGGCGATTCCACGCCGGGCGGGAACGCCGGGGCCGACAGCTCCGTCGACGGCTCGACGGGTGCGGTCTCGGGGACCGGCGCCGGCGAGTCCGCCCGGTCGACCACCGACGAGCCCGGCGACGGGCCGGGGTCGCCGACGGGCGTCGACGCGGGCAGCGCGCCCGCGGGCGCGAAGGCCGCCGGGGGCCGCTCCGCCGGACGTGATCGATCGAGCGTCGGCGAGTCGACCGAGACGTCCGGTCGCGAGGCCGGGGCCGACGCCGGGAGCGAGACGGGCGATCCGTCCGCGCGCGAGCCGTCGCCGAGCGACGAGTCGGCGTCCGCGAGGGACGACTCGACCGCACGGAGCGGACGGTCGGAGTCGCGCCCCGAGTCCGGCGGCCGGGAGCCGGCGGACCAGTCGGCGGCGACCGACGAGGACGCTACCGACCGATCCGTCGCGGACGGGACGGAGGCCCGCGAGGAAAGCCGGCGGCGCGGAGCCGACCGCGGCGCGCGGACCGACGACCAGCGGGCCGGCGACGCCGGCGTCAGCCGGCCCGACGAGGGCCGACAGCCGACCGGGAGCGGCGGGGACCGCGCGACGGAGTCAGAGGCGCGGACCGAGGCGGCCGAGCGACGGAGCCCCGAGCGGTCGCAGTCGGGTTCGGCGACCGACGCCGGCGGGGCGCCGGCCTCGACGGACCGGGACCGGGGCCCGACGGCGGCGGATCGGACGCAGCCGTCGGCCGGCGGTGGGTCCGCCCCGGTCGACGGCTCGTCTGGCCAGTCGCCGGGCGACGGCGGCGCCGGGTCGGGCGACGCTGGACCGGCGGCCGGGGGCGCCGGCGGTGCCGCCGACCTCGAGGTCCGTTCGATCCCCTCGCTCGACCCGGCGCAGACCGAGGCCGCGAGCGCCGGCGTTCCCCGCGCCCCGCCGGAATCCGCCGGAGAGAACGGCGCCGTGACGGAGGACGCCGACGCCGGCCCCTCCACGACGGACGGCCGATCGGCCGGCACCGAGTCCGCCGGCGCGCCCGCTCGCGAGGCGGGAGCCGAGCCGACCGGGACCGCGGACGCCGGCCCGGAGCGGACGAGCGAGCCGGCGGACGCGGGCGAGCCGGCGGCGACCGACGCTGCGGCCGCCGACACCGGCCGGTCGACGGCCGCTCCCGACGAGGACCTCCGGGCCGACCTCGAGGCCGCCCGCGAGCGGGCGGACGACCTGGAGAGCGAACTCGCGCGCGTCGAGTCCGAGCGTGACCAGCTGCGCGAGGAGCGCGACGATCTGGCGGCCGAGCGCGACGAGCTCCAGGCCGACCTGAGCGAGGCCCGCGACGAGATCGAGCGCCTCGAGCGCCGGGTCGACGAACTCGCCGAGGACAGCGCGACGGCCGGCGCGGAGACGCGCCTGGGTCCCGGCGAGGCCATCGACCGGACGAACCTCTTCGTCCGCTACGACTCGAAGGGGGAGGCGACGCTCGAGACCGCCCACGCCGGCGACGCCGACCGGTCGACGGTCGACTCGAACCTCCGGCTGGAGTACCACACCCAGTTCGACGCCGACTCGGCCGCCGTCGGCGACCGCGCCTTCGACGACTTCCTCCGGGGGACCGTCCGCTATCGGTTCGTCGACTGGCTGGTCCGGAACCTGCTGTACGAGATCCGCGACACGGGCAACGCCGACACGATGACCGACCTCTACGACGCGCTCCCGAAGGTCGACCGCGCCGAACTCAACGGTCAGATCAGCGTCGAGTACACGGAGGACGGCGAGACCCAGCGGACCCAGGTGCAGTTCGACGTCGTCGTCCGCGACCGGATGGGCAACCCGCTGGTCGTGGCCAACATCAACGACTCGCGGGACCCGGCGACGCAGTCGATGATGACCGAGCTGGTCACGCGGGCCGAGCAGGTCGGCGGGTCCAGCGACTCGCTGGCCGGGGCCTTCCTGGTGACCGAGAGCTTCTTCGAGCCCGGCGCCCTCGAGACAGCAGAAGAGGAGACGTCCAGCGGACTGTTCAGCCGCGACAAGCGCAAGAGCTTCGTGAACCTCTCGCGGAAGAGCGGCTTCCACCTGTGTCTCGTCGAGGCCAGAAACCAGGAGTTCCACCTCGCCGTACCGGAACTGTAG
- a CDS encoding DUF7541 family protein, translated as MNEEREEPGLSDQYSRASPWPLFVALGLTLSEVGVFIDIFPVAVFGLLLFGGSVAGILTESGYAERPSPALVALGALLGVAGVAVVLWQVPLAEVTLASFGENGILSRALAVIAAGVIMAVAGIVASIMEQSAA; from the coding sequence ATGAACGAGGAGCGCGAGGAGCCGGGGTTGAGCGACCAGTACAGTCGGGCCAGCCCGTGGCCGCTGTTCGTCGCGCTGGGGCTGACGCTCTCGGAAGTGGGCGTGTTCATCGACATCTTCCCGGTGGCGGTGTTCGGCCTGCTGCTGTTCGGCGGCAGCGTGGCGGGCATCCTCACGGAGTCGGGCTACGCCGAGCGGCCGTCGCCGGCGCTCGTGGCGCTGGGCGCCCTGCTCGGCGTCGCCGGGGTCGCGGTCGTCCTCTGGCAGGTGCCCCTCGCCGAGGTCACGCTCGCGAGCTTCGGGGAGAACGGGATCCTCTCGCGGGCGCTCGCGGTGATCGCCGCCGGCGTCATCATGGCCGTCGCCGGCATCGTCGCGTCGATCATGGAGCAGTCGGCGGCCTGA
- a CDS encoding DUF6684 family protein, with product MALLGFEKDTLLDLTVNFIPLAIIAFFVGAFAIFPAFGFDPVFSTIQFLLMIGMFAALAVLTYYAGRAVENAEKGTEQE from the coding sequence ATGGCACTCCTGGGCTTCGAGAAGGACACCCTGCTCGACCTGACGGTGAACTTCATCCCGCTGGCGATCATCGCGTTCTTCGTCGGCGCGTTCGCCATCTTCCCGGCCTTCGGCTTCGATCCGGTGTTCAGTACGATCCAGTTCCTGCTGATGATCGGAATGTTCGCGGCCCTCGCCGTCCTGACTTACTACGCGGGACGGGCCGTCGAGAACGCCGAGAAGGGCACCGAGCAGGAGTAG